One genomic region from Motacilla alba alba isolate MOTALB_02 chromosome 5, Motacilla_alba_V1.0_pri, whole genome shotgun sequence encodes:
- the PHRF1 gene encoding PHD and RING finger domain-containing protein 1 isoform X3, with protein sequence MDDDSQDELINRNAALGKGKRQCLVLLSETESNGGNSWDSEDDTGSEEEDNDTEEEGGGEDKEESEDEETEDCEDDEEEGEEEEESEATMEGMTDALKSEPHLNGVSISSDEDGENCPICLNTFRDQAVGTPESCSHYFCLDCIVEWSKNANSCPVDRILFNYINIRARFGGKILKKIPVENTKTQGTDGEDDPTFCEVCGRSDREDRLLLCDGCDAGYHMECLNPPLSEVPVDEWFCPACAPMGANGADADHVSEEEVAALMADVVPTTSRLRPHVRTRAIARTRQSERVRATVNRNRITTAQQIRHVPGYLMSSLLDETIEAVVAGLNTAVYQRPLAPRAPTRQKRKTGRRKKVGGKKRTQKKSAAGKKSSGAQLKRRKRLTKKRRGKKTRVRSHGKNEVTTRSRIARTLGLSKPVRGASLPSMYKPTEPSLGLMRADIGAASLSVFGDPYELDPYESNEEVPANPDSPVSAKRRILSQSALRSHRPVARPISVGLPRSSVPALSPDQEAEAAPVPDLLGSILSGQSLLMMSSSDVVINRDGSLTAKKEAPFHRKSASDSRVEDGSGQNTHPSTMLSGTTASSSMTRPSVSSGLGARSRALFSSSPPSLSRSESAASPAQTAPEKATVKSEYSMTPRSVQTQNMATLSRQGSKLDEVPRFNGKSKNFVPTDSSSKPQICNLNSGSKAVSVRQPVKPPSQRIDIFELPRIPKIKKETSSKQVEPEPAVSQSCNIPSSCITQLTGKDSTNQPGKGSRVESQKSTSKEAQQQTRPSGVSFSTHPGGSSGSSLLGTSRGKGLGSFESFKINIPGNTGHPSRLSNPGFCNTFRPVDDEVQQKESPSLFSVKKKQVKSEIYDPFEPTGSDSSSANSSPERLGSGITLTNITRTISIENPKVQTFQTVRRFTPYRVENVFGSGTDSDVPSSNTESRDDVTVASRIVEQISDTEERDNVDEEDVLSSPCTSSAVKEISNTKCLKEESREGPNVFFNAEELIRPSINVKIEPDSPSKSDEQQKVQKVEQAERRSRSRSCSNSSSRSKKKMKRKKALVKEHKRSRSESRDRAHSRDRSSRSTSWSGGEEHSKTHTLKSKSRRSSTDRSSSHERSKKKKTKDKTKDKKAKTSWSRDRRKSRSRSGSPGSTSDFYENRKKKRRSRSRSRRRDRSRSNSTERTKRRKHRRDKSYERYDKESSLKSRDRKRSRSRSRERRKWRSRSRSASRSWEQKSSKSKEKRVRSRSRSRERKHRSKETLLPSAPEKDQKLPAENVSRCLEQPHSLKQEPKEELVLEGLSITIQPNVKLEEIQTETPVQLREVQETIKVEPVCQEVSSETAFPAPDITNISVPVGDVDSFAETDLMNSTDAAVLGSCSNTNLEITVKIENTALCPSLMEQPPKKEVIMHVPAEAAPIQSSSKGKVADCVREVKEECLVSNENTSNFTKPELEVVPQGPALKSKAPVKRVTWNLQEEEGGTLSAGKAPRMPFYKLQRAKEGAWKAEDLNQTLNQVQLNEPPPTNYMIPEPMFPDLDSSQVYCQNIPLAPALPSSLPPYAPVSQPTVQFIMQGSLPALGCVAGQSLTPEPGSLATASEPGIQAASVGSAEEKIKAPKPPVDKTKNEEYMKKLHMQERAVEEVKLAIKPFYQKREITKEEYKSILRKAVQKICHSKSGEINPMKVANLVKAYVEKYKHMRKHKKTDGEDTREVEN encoded by the exons AAAGCAATGGTGGAAATAGCTGGGATTCAGAAGACGATACTGGTAGCGAAGAGGAAGATAATGACACTGAGGAAGAGGGAGGTGGGGAGGACAAGGAAGAAAGTGAAGATGAAGAAACAGAAG ATTGCGAAGAtgatgaggaggagggagaagaggaggaagaaagtgaGGCCACTATGGAAGGAATGACTGATGCCTTGAAATCAGAGCCGCACTTGAATGGAGTGAGCATCTCCTCTGATGAGGATGGTGAAAACTGCCCCATTTGCCTCAACACATTTAGGGATCAGGCTGTTGGGACTCCTGAGAGCTGCTCCCATTACTTCTGCTTGGACTGCATCGTGGAGTGGTCCAAG aatgCAAACTCCTGTCCAGTGGATCGAATCCTCTTTAATTACATTAACATTCGGGCACGTTTTGGTGGTAAAATCTTAAAAAAG ATTCCTGTTGAGAACACGAAAACTCAGGGCACTGATGGAGAGGATGATCCAACCTTCTGTGAGGTGTGTGGCAGAAGTGACCGCGAGGATCgcctgctgctctgtgatggCTGTGACGCAGG gtATCACATGGAATGCCTTAATCCTCCTCTGAGTGAAGTCCCAGTAGATGAATGGTTCTGCCCCGCCTGCGCCCCCATGGGTGCCAATGGTGCAG ATGCAGATCATGTCAGTGAGGAGGAGGTGGCTGCCCTCATGGCCGATGTTGTCCCCACCACCAGCAGGCTGCGCCCTCACGTCCGCACCCGGGCCATAGCCAGGACTCGGCAGAGCGAGCGCGTCCGCGCCACGGTGAACAGGAACCGCATAACGACCGCGCAGCAGATCCGG CACGTGCCAGGGTACCTGATGTCCTCTCTTCTGGATGAGACAATTGAGGCAGTGGTGGCAGGCCTGAACACAGCCGTCTACCAGCGTCCTCTGGCACCACGCGCTCCTACCAGGCAGAAGAGGAAAACTG GAAGGCGGAAGAAAGTAGGAGGCAAAAAAAGAACTCAGAAGAAatctgctgctgggaagaagaGTTCAGGGGCGCAGCTGAAGAGACGCAAGCGCCTGACAAagaagagaagggggaaaaagacGAGAGTAAGATCACAT ggaaaaaatgaggTTACTACTCGCTCCCGTATTGCAAGAACCCTTGGTCTCAGTAAACCTGTGCGTGGGGCCTCACTTCCCTCCATGTACAAACCAACAGAGCCCTCCCTTGGGCTGATGAGAGCAGATATTGGTGCAGcttctctctctgtgtttggAGATCCATATGAGTTGGATCCTTACGAAAG TAATGAAGAGGTTCCAGCAAATCCAGATTCTCCAGTGAGTGCCAAAAGGAGAATTCTCTCCCAGTCAGCACTGAGGTCTCACCGTCCTGTAGCTAGACCCATTTCTGTGGGACTTCCCAG AAGCAGTGTGCCTGCCTTGAGTCCTGATCAAGAAGCagaagctgctcctgtgcctgaTTTGTTGGGAAGTATCCTGTCTGGACAGAGCCTTCTCATGATGAGCAGTTCAGATGTGGTCATCAACAGAGATGGTTCACTGACAGCAAAGAAGGAAG CTCCATTTCACAGAAAATCAGCCAGTGACTCGAGAGTGGAGGATGGTTCAGGGCAAAACACCCACCCAAGTACAATGCTCTCAGGGACCACAGCAAGCAGCTCCATGACCAGACCTTCCGTTTCCTCGGGACTGGGTGCTCGCTCCAGAGCCTTGTTCTCATCGTCTCCGCCCTCGCTGAGCAGGAGCGAGTCTGCAGCAAGCCCTGCACAGACTGCACCAGAAAAGGCAACTGTAAAATCAGAATATTCAATGACACCCAGGTCTGTCCAGACTCAGAATATGGCAACTTTGAGCAGGCAAGGCTCAAAGTTAGATGAAGTACCCAGATTTAATGGAAAATCTAAAAACTTTGTACCCACTGATTCATCTTCAAAGCCCCAGATCTGTAACTTGAATTCTGGCTCAAAAGCTGTAAGTGTGAGGCAGCCAGTAAAACCACCTTCCCAGAGAATTGACATCTTTGAGCTTCCCAGGATaccaaagattaaaaaagaaaccagcagCAAGCAGGTGGAGCCAGAACCTGCAGTAAGCCAAAGCTGTAATATCCCCAGCTCCTGTATAACCCAGCTGACTGGCAAGGACAGCACTAATCAGCCAGGAAAGGGTAGCAGGGTGGAAAGTCAGAAGTCAACTTCCAAGGAAGCACAGCAACAGACACGTCCAAGTGGGGTGTCTTTCTCCACCCATCCCGGCGGCTCTAGCGGTTCGTCGCTGCTGGGCACTTCGAGGGGCAAAGGCCTGGGCTCTTTTGAGAGTTTCAAAATCAATATTCCTGGGAACACAGGACATCCCAGCAGGCTGTCTAACCCAGGATTTTGTAATACGTTCCGCCCTGTGGACGATGAAGTGCAGCAGAAGGAGAGTCCTTCACTTTTCTcagtaaagaaaaagcaggTTAAAAGTGAAATCTATGATCCCTTTGAGCCAACAGGATCCGACTCGAGTTCAGCAAACAGCAGTCCTGAAAGGCTTGGCTCAGGGATCACACTGACTAATATCACCAGGACTATTTCCATTGAAAATCCCAAAGTTCAAACATTTCAAACTGTCCGTCGTTTCACCCCTTACAGGGTAGAAAATGTATTTGGATCTGGGACTGACTCTGACGTGCCATCTAGTAACACAGAGTCTCGTGATGACGTGACAGTAGCAAGCAGGATTGTAGAACAGATCTCTGATACAGAAGAACGAGACAATGTGGATGAGGAAGATGTCCTAAGCAGTCCTTGCACTTCATCTGCTGTTAAGGAAATTTCTAATACAAAGTGTTtaaaggaggaaagcagagaaggaCCTAATGTGTTCTTTAATGCTGAGGAATTGATTAGACCTAGTATTAATGTGAAAATAGAGCCAGATAGTCCCTCAAAGAGTGATGAGCAGCAGAAAGTCCAAAAGGTAGAACAAGCAGAAAGGCGATCACGTTCTAGATCCTGCTCAAACTCCAGCTCCcgaagcaagaagaaaatgaaaaggaaaaaagcacttGTCAAAGAGCATAAGAGATCACGTTCAGAGTCAAGAGATAGGGCACACTCAAGGGACCGAAGCTCCAGATCTACCTCTTGGTCAGGTGGGGAAGAGCACAGCAAAACACACACGTTAAAATCCAAGAGCAGGAGGTCTTCTACTGACCGTTCTAGCAGTCACGAACgatcaaaaaaaaagaaaacaaaggataaAACCAAggataaaaaggcaaaaacttcTTGGTCTAGGGACAGAAGGAAATCGAGGTCGCGTTCAGGTAGTCCTGGAAGTACTTctgatttttatgaaaataggaaaaagaaaagacgGTCTCGCTCGAGATCAAGGCGGAGGGACCGCTCCCGGTCAAACAGCACTGAGAGGACTAAAAGGCGGAAGCACAGGAGGGACAAAAGCTATGAGAGGTATGATAAAGAAAGTAGTTTGAAGTCAAGGGACAGAAAGAGATCGAGATCCAGATCTCGGGAGAGGAGAAAGTGGAGATCTCGGTCTCGGTCTGCATCTCGATCTTGGGagcaaaaaagcagcaaatcaaaggaaaaaagagtgaGATCCCGATCACGttccagagaaaggaaacacagaTCTAAAGAGACCTTGCTTCCTTCTGCACCAGAAAAGGATCAAAAGCTTCCAGCTGAAAATGTGAGCAGGTGTCTGGAGCAACCCCATTCTCTGAAACAAGAGCCGAAAGAGGAGCTAGTACTAGAAGGGCTTTCCATAACCATCCAACCAAACGTCAAACTCGAGGAAATACAGACGGAGACCCCAGTTCAGCTGAGAGAGGTCCAAGAAACTATAAAGGTAGAGCCCGTCTGTCAGGAGGTGAGCAGTGAAactgcattccctgctccagatATCACAAACATTTCTGTCCCAGTTGGTGATGTGGATTCTTTTGCTGAAACAGACTTAATGAATAGTACTGATGCAGCAGTGCTCGGTAGCTGTAGCAATACAAACCTGGAGATTAcagttaaaatagaaaatactgcATTATGTCCATCTCTGATGGAACAACCCCCAAAGAAGGAAGTTATCATGCATGTTCCAGCTGAGGCTGCACCAATTCAAAGCTCATCCAAAGGCAAAGTTGCAGATTGTGTGAGGGAGGTTAAGGAGGAGTGCCTTGTctcaaatgaaaatacaagtaATTTCACTAAGCCTGAACTGGAAGTGGTACCTCAGGGTCCTGCCTTGAAATCAAAAGCACCAGTGAAAAGAGTTACCTGGAATCTTCAAGAGGAGGAAGGTGGCACGTTGTCTGCTGGAAAAGCTCCAA GGATGCCATTTTACAAACTGCAGCGAGCAAAAGAAGGGGCCTGGAAAGCAGAGGACTTGAACCAAACGTTAAATCAGGTGCAGTTAAATGAGCCTCCTCCAACCAATTATATGATTCCCGAGCCTATGTTTCCTGATCTAGATTCCTCTCAG GTGTACTGtcagaacatccctctggcgccagccctgccctccagccTGCCCCCCTACGCCCCGGTGAGCCAGCCCACGGTTCAGTTCATCATGCAGGGCAGtcttccagctctgggctgcgTGGCAGGACAGAGCCTcaccccagagccaggcagcctGGCTACAGCATCTGAGCCAGGAATCCAAGCTGCTTCTGTTGGAAGTGCGGAGGAAAAGATCAAAGCACCCAAACCTCCAGTGGATAAAACAAAAAACGAGGAA